In Phacochoerus africanus isolate WHEZ1 chromosome 2, ROS_Pafr_v1, whole genome shotgun sequence, one DNA window encodes the following:
- the EGFL7 gene encoding epidermal growth factor-like protein 7 isoform X2, which translates to MAQPGPGQRQAPAPGSHGQPPPAGRAAAASVRGMREAPSPARTFVDPGCLGPSVVPGLYVTEATLRRRPSPLETQAMWGSRELLLVWFLVLAAGGTEHVYRPGRRVCVVGIPRGPVSESFVQRVYQPFLTTCDGYRACSTYRTIYRTAYRRSPGPAPARPRYACCPGWKRTSGLPGACGAAICHPPCQNGGSCVRPGRCHCPAGWRGDTCQTDVDECSAGGGGCPQHCVNTAGSYWCHCPEGHSPPVDRAFCLPRRGTSRVAPNPTTGADSAVKEEVQRLQSRVDVLEQKLQLVLAPLHSLASRALEHGLPDPSSLLAHSLQQLDRIDSLSEQISLLEEQLGSCSCKKEL; encoded by the exons ATGGCCCAGCCTGGGCCCGGGCAGCGTCAG GCCCCGGCACCGGGGAGCCACGGGCAGCCCCCACCAGCCGGAAGAGCAGCTGCCGCCAGCGTCAGGGGCATGAGGGAGGCCCCCTCCCCAG CAAGGACGTTCGTGGACCCCGGATGTCTTGGCCCCTCTGTGGTCCCTGGGCTGTATGTGACTGAG GCCACCCTGAGGAGAAGGCCGTCCCCCCTGGAAACACAGGCCATGTGGGGCTCCCGGGAGCTGCTTCTGGTGTGGTTCCTGGTGCTGGCAGCAGGTGGCACCGAGCACGTCTACCGGCCTGG CCGCAGGGTGTGTGTCGTCGGCATTCCCAGGGGCCCCGTGTCCGAGTCCTTCGTGCAGCGCGTGTACCAGCCCTTCCTCACCACCTGCGACGGGTACCGGGCCTGCAGCACCTACCG gacCATCTACAGGACTGCCTACCGCCGCAGCCCTGGGCCagcccccgcccggccccgctATGCCTGCTGCCCGGGCTGGAAGAGGACCAGCGGGCTCCCTGGGGCCTGTGGAGCAG CAATATGCCACCCGCCATGCCAGAACGGAGGGAGCTGTGTCCGGCCAGGCCGCTGTCACTGCCCTGCAGGGTGGCGGGGCGACACCTGCCAGACAG ATGTGGATGAGTGCAGTGCCGGAGGGGGCGGCTGTCCCCAGCACTGTGTCAACACCGCAGGCAGTTACTGGTGTCACTGTCCGGAGGGGCACAGCCCACCTGTGGACAGGGCATTCTGCCTGCCCAGGAGAGGGACCTCCAGGGTGGCCCCAAACCCCACAACAG GAGCGGACAGTGCAGTGAAGGAGGAAGTGCAGAGGCTTCAGTCAAGGGTGGACGTGCTGGAGCAG AAGCTGCAGCTCGTGCTGGCCCCGCTGCACAGCCTGGCCTCTCGCGCCCTGGAGCACGGGCTCCCTGACCCCAGCAGCCTCCTGGCCCACTCCCTCCAGCAGCTGGACCGCATCGACTCTCTGAGCGAGCAGATCTCCCTCCTGGAGGAGCAGCTGGGCTCCT GTTCCTGCAAGAAGGAGCTGTGA
- the EGFL7 gene encoding epidermal growth factor-like protein 7 isoform X3 — MAQPGPGQRQAPAPGSHGQPPPAGRAAAASVRGMREAPSPGHPEEKAVPPGNTGHVGLPGAASGVVPGAGSRWHRARLPAWPQGVCRRHSQGPRVRVLRAARVPALPHHLRRVPGLQHLPQYATRHARTEGAVSGQAAVTALQGGGATPARQMWMSAVPEGAAVPSTVSTPQAVTGVTVRRGTAHLWTGHSACPGEGPPGWPQTPQQPSTESTARTSAGTTLGSAGTLDPDLMERGPGGLRLPRATSQPPGADSAVKEEVQRLQSRVDVLEQKLQLVLAPLHSLASRALEHGLPDPSSLLAHSLQQLDRIDSLSEQISLLEEQLGSCSCKKEL, encoded by the exons ATGGCCCAGCCTGGGCCCGGGCAGCGTCAG GCCCCGGCACCGGGGAGCCACGGGCAGCCCCCACCAGCCGGAAGAGCAGCTGCCGCCAGCGTCAGGGGCATGAGGGAGGCCCCCTCCCCAG GCCACCCTGAGGAGAAGGCCGTCCCCCCTGGAAACACAGGCCATGTGGGGCTCCCGGGAGCTGCTTCTGGTGTGGTTCCTGGTGCTGGCAGCAGGTGGCACCGAGCACGTCTACCGGCCTGG CCGCAGGGTGTGTGTCGTCGGCATTCCCAGGGGCCCCGTGTCCGAGTCCTTCGTGCAGCGCGTGTACCAGCCCTTCCTCACCACCTGCGACGGGTACCGGGCCTGCAGCACCTACCG CAATATGCCACCCGCCATGCCAGAACGGAGGGAGCTGTGTCCGGCCAGGCCGCTGTCACTGCCCTGCAGGGTGGCGGGGCGACACCTGCCAGACAG ATGTGGATGAGTGCAGTGCCGGAGGGGGCGGCTGTCCCCAGCACTGTGTCAACACCGCAGGCAGTTACTGGTGTCACTGTCCGGAGGGGCACAGCCCACCTGTGGACAGGGCATTCTGCCTGCCCAGGAGAGGGACCTCCAGGGTGGCCCCAAACCCCACAACAG CCCAGCACCGAGAGCACGGCGCGGACCTCGGCTGGAACCACCCTCGGCTCGGCGGGGACCCTGGACCCTGACCTAATGGAGAGGGGGCCCGGGGGGCTGCGTCTGCCCAGagccacctcccagcccccag GAGCGGACAGTGCAGTGAAGGAGGAAGTGCAGAGGCTTCAGTCAAGGGTGGACGTGCTGGAGCAG AAGCTGCAGCTCGTGCTGGCCCCGCTGCACAGCCTGGCCTCTCGCGCCCTGGAGCACGGGCTCCCTGACCCCAGCAGCCTCCTGGCCCACTCCCTCCAGCAGCTGGACCGCATCGACTCTCTGAGCGAGCAGATCTCCCTCCTGGAGGAGCAGCTGGGCTCCT GTTCCTGCAAGAAGGAGCTGTGA
- the EGFL7 gene encoding epidermal growth factor-like protein 7 isoform X1 — protein sequence MAQPGPGQRQAPAPGSHGQPPPAGRAAAASVRGMREAPSPGSGCLSPQARTFVDPGCLGPSVVPGLYVTEATLRRRPSPLETQAMWGSRELLLVWFLVLAAGGTEHVYRPGRRVCVVGIPRGPVSESFVQRVYQPFLTTCDGYRACSTYRTIYRTAYRRSPGPAPARPRYACCPGWKRTSGLPGACGAAICHPPCQNGGSCVRPGRCHCPAGWRGDTCQTDVDECSAGGGGCPQHCVNTAGSYWCHCPEGHSPPVDRAFCLPRRGTSRVAPNPTTGADSAVKEEVQRLQSRVDVLEQKLQLVLAPLHSLASRALEHGLPDPSSLLAHSLQQLDRIDSLSEQISLLEEQLGSCSCKKEL from the exons ATGGCCCAGCCTGGGCCCGGGCAGCGTCAG GCCCCGGCACCGGGGAGCCACGGGCAGCCCCCACCAGCCGGAAGAGCAGCTGCCGCCAGCGTCAGGGGCATGAGGGAGGCCCCCTCCCCAG GGTCCGGATGCCTCTCTCCCCAAGCAAGGACGTTCGTGGACCCCGGATGTCTTGGCCCCTCTGTGGTCCCTGGGCTGTATGTGACTGAG GCCACCCTGAGGAGAAGGCCGTCCCCCCTGGAAACACAGGCCATGTGGGGCTCCCGGGAGCTGCTTCTGGTGTGGTTCCTGGTGCTGGCAGCAGGTGGCACCGAGCACGTCTACCGGCCTGG CCGCAGGGTGTGTGTCGTCGGCATTCCCAGGGGCCCCGTGTCCGAGTCCTTCGTGCAGCGCGTGTACCAGCCCTTCCTCACCACCTGCGACGGGTACCGGGCCTGCAGCACCTACCG gacCATCTACAGGACTGCCTACCGCCGCAGCCCTGGGCCagcccccgcccggccccgctATGCCTGCTGCCCGGGCTGGAAGAGGACCAGCGGGCTCCCTGGGGCCTGTGGAGCAG CAATATGCCACCCGCCATGCCAGAACGGAGGGAGCTGTGTCCGGCCAGGCCGCTGTCACTGCCCTGCAGGGTGGCGGGGCGACACCTGCCAGACAG ATGTGGATGAGTGCAGTGCCGGAGGGGGCGGCTGTCCCCAGCACTGTGTCAACACCGCAGGCAGTTACTGGTGTCACTGTCCGGAGGGGCACAGCCCACCTGTGGACAGGGCATTCTGCCTGCCCAGGAGAGGGACCTCCAGGGTGGCCCCAAACCCCACAACAG GAGCGGACAGTGCAGTGAAGGAGGAAGTGCAGAGGCTTCAGTCAAGGGTGGACGTGCTGGAGCAG AAGCTGCAGCTCGTGCTGGCCCCGCTGCACAGCCTGGCCTCTCGCGCCCTGGAGCACGGGCTCCCTGACCCCAGCAGCCTCCTGGCCCACTCCCTCCAGCAGCTGGACCGCATCGACTCTCTGAGCGAGCAGATCTCCCTCCTGGAGGAGCAGCTGGGCTCCT GTTCCTGCAAGAAGGAGCTGTGA
- the EGFL7 gene encoding epidermal growth factor-like protein 7 isoform X4, whose translation MREAPSPGSGCLSPQARTFVDPGCLGPSVVPGLYVTEATLRRRPSPLETQAMWGSRELLLVWFLVLAAGGTEHVYRPGRRVCVVGIPRGPVSESFVQRVYQPFLTTCDGYRACSTYRTIYRTAYRRSPGPAPARPRYACCPGWKRTSGLPGACGAAICHPPCQNGGSCVRPGRCHCPAGWRGDTCQTDVDECSAGGGGCPQHCVNTAGSYWCHCPEGHSPPVDRAFCLPRRGTSRVAPNPTTGADSAVKEEVQRLQSRVDVLEQKLQLVLAPLHSLASRALEHGLPDPSSLLAHSLQQLDRIDSLSEQISLLEEQLGSCSCKKEL comes from the exons ATGAGGGAGGCCCCCTCCCCAG GGTCCGGATGCCTCTCTCCCCAAGCAAGGACGTTCGTGGACCCCGGATGTCTTGGCCCCTCTGTGGTCCCTGGGCTGTATGTGACTGAG GCCACCCTGAGGAGAAGGCCGTCCCCCCTGGAAACACAGGCCATGTGGGGCTCCCGGGAGCTGCTTCTGGTGTGGTTCCTGGTGCTGGCAGCAGGTGGCACCGAGCACGTCTACCGGCCTGG CCGCAGGGTGTGTGTCGTCGGCATTCCCAGGGGCCCCGTGTCCGAGTCCTTCGTGCAGCGCGTGTACCAGCCCTTCCTCACCACCTGCGACGGGTACCGGGCCTGCAGCACCTACCG gacCATCTACAGGACTGCCTACCGCCGCAGCCCTGGGCCagcccccgcccggccccgctATGCCTGCTGCCCGGGCTGGAAGAGGACCAGCGGGCTCCCTGGGGCCTGTGGAGCAG CAATATGCCACCCGCCATGCCAGAACGGAGGGAGCTGTGTCCGGCCAGGCCGCTGTCACTGCCCTGCAGGGTGGCGGGGCGACACCTGCCAGACAG ATGTGGATGAGTGCAGTGCCGGAGGGGGCGGCTGTCCCCAGCACTGTGTCAACACCGCAGGCAGTTACTGGTGTCACTGTCCGGAGGGGCACAGCCCACCTGTGGACAGGGCATTCTGCCTGCCCAGGAGAGGGACCTCCAGGGTGGCCCCAAACCCCACAACAG GAGCGGACAGTGCAGTGAAGGAGGAAGTGCAGAGGCTTCAGTCAAGGGTGGACGTGCTGGAGCAG AAGCTGCAGCTCGTGCTGGCCCCGCTGCACAGCCTGGCCTCTCGCGCCCTGGAGCACGGGCTCCCTGACCCCAGCAGCCTCCTGGCCCACTCCCTCCAGCAGCTGGACCGCATCGACTCTCTGAGCGAGCAGATCTCCCTCCTGGAGGAGCAGCTGGGCTCCT GTTCCTGCAAGAAGGAGCTGTGA
- the EGFL7 gene encoding epidermal growth factor-like protein 7 isoform X5, whose product MREAPSPGHPEEKAVPPGNTGHVGLPGAASGVVPGAGSRWHRARLPAWPQGVCRRHSQGPRVRVLRAARVPALPHHLRRVPGLQHLPQYATRHARTEGAVSGQAAVTALQGGGATPARQMWMSAVPEGAAVPSTVSTPQAVTGVTVRRGTAHLWTGHSACPGEGPPGWPQTPQQPSTESTARTSAGTTLGSAGTLDPDLMERGPGGLRLPRATSQPPGADSAVKEEVQRLQSRVDVLEQKLQLVLAPLHSLASRALEHGLPDPSSLLAHSLQQLDRIDSLSEQISLLEEQLGSCSCKKEL is encoded by the exons ATGAGGGAGGCCCCCTCCCCAG GCCACCCTGAGGAGAAGGCCGTCCCCCCTGGAAACACAGGCCATGTGGGGCTCCCGGGAGCTGCTTCTGGTGTGGTTCCTGGTGCTGGCAGCAGGTGGCACCGAGCACGTCTACCGGCCTGG CCGCAGGGTGTGTGTCGTCGGCATTCCCAGGGGCCCCGTGTCCGAGTCCTTCGTGCAGCGCGTGTACCAGCCCTTCCTCACCACCTGCGACGGGTACCGGGCCTGCAGCACCTACCG CAATATGCCACCCGCCATGCCAGAACGGAGGGAGCTGTGTCCGGCCAGGCCGCTGTCACTGCCCTGCAGGGTGGCGGGGCGACACCTGCCAGACAG ATGTGGATGAGTGCAGTGCCGGAGGGGGCGGCTGTCCCCAGCACTGTGTCAACACCGCAGGCAGTTACTGGTGTCACTGTCCGGAGGGGCACAGCCCACCTGTGGACAGGGCATTCTGCCTGCCCAGGAGAGGGACCTCCAGGGTGGCCCCAAACCCCACAACAG CCCAGCACCGAGAGCACGGCGCGGACCTCGGCTGGAACCACCCTCGGCTCGGCGGGGACCCTGGACCCTGACCTAATGGAGAGGGGGCCCGGGGGGCTGCGTCTGCCCAGagccacctcccagcccccag GAGCGGACAGTGCAGTGAAGGAGGAAGTGCAGAGGCTTCAGTCAAGGGTGGACGTGCTGGAGCAG AAGCTGCAGCTCGTGCTGGCCCCGCTGCACAGCCTGGCCTCTCGCGCCCTGGAGCACGGGCTCCCTGACCCCAGCAGCCTCCTGGCCCACTCCCTCCAGCAGCTGGACCGCATCGACTCTCTGAGCGAGCAGATCTCCCTCCTGGAGGAGCAGCTGGGCTCCT GTTCCTGCAAGAAGGAGCTGTGA
- the EGFL7 gene encoding epidermal growth factor-like protein 7 isoform X6, with protein MWGSRELLLVWFLVLAAGGTEHVYRPGRRVCVVGIPRGPVSESFVQRVYQPFLTTCDGYRACSTYRTIYRTAYRRSPGPAPARPRYACCPGWKRTSGLPGACGAAICHPPCQNGGSCVRPGRCHCPAGWRGDTCQTDVDECSAGGGGCPQHCVNTAGSYWCHCPEGHSPPVDRAFCLPRRGTSRVAPNPTTGADSAVKEEVQRLQSRVDVLEQKLQLVLAPLHSLASRALEHGLPDPSSLLAHSLQQLDRIDSLSEQISLLEEQLGSCSCKKEL; from the exons ATGTGGGGCTCCCGGGAGCTGCTTCTGGTGTGGTTCCTGGTGCTGGCAGCAGGTGGCACCGAGCACGTCTACCGGCCTGG CCGCAGGGTGTGTGTCGTCGGCATTCCCAGGGGCCCCGTGTCCGAGTCCTTCGTGCAGCGCGTGTACCAGCCCTTCCTCACCACCTGCGACGGGTACCGGGCCTGCAGCACCTACCG gacCATCTACAGGACTGCCTACCGCCGCAGCCCTGGGCCagcccccgcccggccccgctATGCCTGCTGCCCGGGCTGGAAGAGGACCAGCGGGCTCCCTGGGGCCTGTGGAGCAG CAATATGCCACCCGCCATGCCAGAACGGAGGGAGCTGTGTCCGGCCAGGCCGCTGTCACTGCCCTGCAGGGTGGCGGGGCGACACCTGCCAGACAG ATGTGGATGAGTGCAGTGCCGGAGGGGGCGGCTGTCCCCAGCACTGTGTCAACACCGCAGGCAGTTACTGGTGTCACTGTCCGGAGGGGCACAGCCCACCTGTGGACAGGGCATTCTGCCTGCCCAGGAGAGGGACCTCCAGGGTGGCCCCAAACCCCACAACAG GAGCGGACAGTGCAGTGAAGGAGGAAGTGCAGAGGCTTCAGTCAAGGGTGGACGTGCTGGAGCAG AAGCTGCAGCTCGTGCTGGCCCCGCTGCACAGCCTGGCCTCTCGCGCCCTGGAGCACGGGCTCCCTGACCCCAGCAGCCTCCTGGCCCACTCCCTCCAGCAGCTGGACCGCATCGACTCTCTGAGCGAGCAGATCTCCCTCCTGGAGGAGCAGCTGGGCTCCT GTTCCTGCAAGAAGGAGCTGTGA
- the AGPAT2 gene encoding 1-acyl-sn-glycerol-3-phosphate acyltransferase beta, translating into MDVWPWLSAALLLLLLLVQLSRSAKFYAKISLYCALCFTVSIVAAATCLLRHGGRTVENMSIISWFVRSFKYLYGLRFEIKGRQRLDEDRSCVIISNHQSILDMMGLMEALPDRCVQIAKRELLFLGPVGLIMYLGGVIFINRQRSQTAVSALADVGERMVREKLKVWIYPEGTRNDNGDLLPFKKGAFYLAIQAQVPIVPVVYSSFSSFYDARTKLFTSGTVKVEVLEAVPTRGLTVADIPRLMDTCYQAMRTSFFSISKTPQENGAPAGPDAQPAQ; encoded by the exons ATGGACGTCTGGCCGTGGCTGAGCGcagcgctgctgctgctgctgctgctggtgcagcTGAGCCGCTCGGCCAAGTTCTACGCCAAGATCAGCTTGTACTGCGCGCTCTGCTTCACGGTCTCCATCGTGGCCGCGGCCACCTGCCTGCTGCGCCACGGCGGCCGAACGGTGGAGAACATGAG CATCATCAGCTGGTTCGTCCGCTCCTTCAAGTACTTATACGGCCTTCGCTTTGAGATAAAGGGCCGCCAGCGGCTGGACGAGGACCGCTCGTGCGTCATCATCTCCAACCACCAGAGCATCCTGGACATGATGG gcctCATGGAGGCCCTGCCCGATCGCTGCGTGCAGATCGCCAAGCGGGAGCTGCTTTTCCTGGGGCCCGTGGGCCTGATCATGTACCTGGGAGGCGTCATATTCATCAACCGGCAGCGCTCCCAGACGGCCGTGAGCGCGTTGGCCGACGTGGGCGAGCGCATGGTCAGGGAGAAG CTCAAAGTGTGGATCTACCCCGAGGGCACACGGAATGACAACGGGGACCTGCTGCCCTTCAAGAAAGGTGCCTTCTACCTGGCGATCCAGGCCCAG GTGCCCATCGTGCCCGTGGTGTACTCCAGCTTCTCCTCCTTCTACGACGCCAGGACGAAGCTCTTCACCTCAG gAACCGTCAAGGTGGAGGTGCTGGAGGCCGTCCCCACCCGCGGCCTCACTGTCGCCGACATCCCCAGGCTCATGGACACCTGCTACCAAGCCATGAGGACCAGCTTCTTCAGCATATCCAAGACCCCCCAGGAGAACGGGGCCCCCGCAGGGCCCGATGCCCAGCCAGCCCAGTAG